The Tautonia plasticadhaerens nucleotide sequence GGCTGATCGCCGTGGAGTGGGTGCGGGCCTCGGACGCCTCGGCCTGGCCGGGGTGGCTGGCGCTGGCCCTGGTGCTGTCGCTCTGGTGGCCGGCGAGCCTGGGATTGATCCGGGTGATGGTCCGGAGGCTCGGCCTGCCGATGCTGCTGGCGGCGCCGGCGGCCTGGATCGGCGTGGAGTACGTCCGGGGGCTGTACCCGCTCAACGGCTTCCAGTGGTTCTTCCTGGGGCACAGCACCTATCGGCTCCTGCCGATGATCCAGGTGGCCGACCTGACGGGGGCCTGGGGGCTCGGCGTGCTGGTGATGCTGGCCAACGCCTGGCTCGTGGAGCTGATCGAGCGGCCCCGGACGGCGGAGGCCCCGAAGGGCGGGAGGAGGCCGACCCGGGGGCTGGTGGTGCGGTCGGCGGTGGTGGCGGTGGCGGTGGCGTCGAGCCTGGCCTACGGGGCCGTCCGGCTGTCGGGTGCGCGGTTCGAGGAGGGCCCGAGGCTGGCGTTGATCCAGTCGGACATCCCCCAGGTCTTCGGCGGCGGGCCGGATTCGAGGGAGGTGCTGGACACCTTCCGGAGGCTGGTCGATCGGGCCCTGGCCGACCGGCCCGACGTGGTCGTCTGGCCGGAGACGATGTTCCCCTACGGCTGGTTCGACCGCTCCCCGGGCCTCTCGGATGCCGAGTTCGCCCGGCAGGTCGAGGCCCTCTTCCCCGACGCGGATCCCGAGCGCCTGGCCGAGTTCGGCGGTGACGTCCGGGCCCTGCTGCACTCCTGGGCCGATCAGGCCGGGGTGCCGATGATCGTCGGGATCAACTCGTACCTGTTCCGCCCCGAGGGCCCCTCCCGGCACAACACGGCGCTGCTGCTGGAGCCCGGCCGCGAGGCGACGCAGTCGTACCACAAGCGGCACCTCGTCCCCTTCGGCGAGTACGTGCCGCTGGTGGAGACGGTCCCGATGGTGCTGGCCCTGACCCCCTTCGAGGCCGACCACATGCCGAACCTCGACCCGGGGAGCGGCCCCTCGACGCTGTCGACCGGGGGCTGGGACTTCTCGGCGGCGATCTGCTTCGAGGACAGCGTGCCGCAGGTCGCCCGACTCCTGGCCGGGGGGACCGGCGCCGAGGGGCCGGACGTGCTGCTGAACCTCTCCAACGACGGCTGGTTCCGGGGCACGGCGGCCCACCAGCTCCACCTGGCGAACAGCGTCCTGCGGGCGGTCGAGCTTCGGGTGCCGGTGGCGAGGGCGGTGAATACGGGGACCTCGGCGCTGGTCGACGGCAACGGCGTCGTCCGGGAGGAGCTGCCGCCCCCGGAGCGGGGGGCGCTGCCGAACGCGGCGGAGGGGGTGCTCACCGTCGACGTGCCGCTGGACCCCCGCACCAGTTTCTACGCGAGGGCCGGGGACTGGCTGCCGATCGGCTGCCTGGCGCTCGCCCTGGGATGCCTGCCGGTGGCGGCGGGCCGGTCGATCGCCGGCCGATGGCGGGCCGGCCGATCCCCCGCGTGACGACGGGGGTGGCCGGCCTCGAAGGGGGGAGGCGAGTGCTCAGCCCCGGGCGTCCCAGTCGACGTTGGAGAGCTTGGCCAGGGCGAGCATCAGCGCCTGGGTGCCGTT carries:
- the lnt gene encoding apolipoprotein N-acyltransferase, with the protein product MSQSIATDPNAAAGVSATAEADGVRSRRGPHPAVLGVASGLLLAMAYEPVGAWWLAWAALVPFLMLVRGGRSAGSVYLGAWLGGLAFWLIAVEWVRASDASAWPGWLALALVLSLWWPASLGLIRVMVRRLGLPMLLAAPAAWIGVEYVRGLYPLNGFQWFFLGHSTYRLLPMIQVADLTGAWGLGVLVMLANAWLVELIERPRTAEAPKGGRRPTRGLVVRSAVVAVAVASSLAYGAVRLSGARFEEGPRLALIQSDIPQVFGGGPDSREVLDTFRRLVDRALADRPDVVVWPETMFPYGWFDRSPGLSDAEFARQVEALFPDADPERLAEFGGDVRALLHSWADQAGVPMIVGINSYLFRPEGPSRHNTALLLEPGREATQSYHKRHLVPFGEYVPLVETVPMVLALTPFEADHMPNLDPGSGPSTLSTGGWDFSAAICFEDSVPQVARLLAGGTGAEGPDVLLNLSNDGWFRGTAAHQLHLANSVLRAVELRVPVARAVNTGTSALVDGNGVVREELPPPERGALPNAAEGVLTVDVPLDPRTSFYARAGDWLPIGCLALALGCLPVAAGRSIAGRWRAGRSPA